Within Streptomyces albofaciens JCM 4342, the genomic segment CTCGGCTACCTGGGGCAGGAGTCGAGCGCCCTGGACGAGATGACCGTCGCGCTGGCCGTGGAGACCACCGGCCGCCTGCGCGGCCTGACGGCACGGGACGCGCGCGCGGAGCGGGACGCGGTCGTGGAGGAGCTGGGGCTCGGCGACATCACCGGGCGCCCGCTCAAACGCCTTTCCGGGGGCCAGCGCCGCCTCGCATGCTTCGCCGCCGTACTCGTCGGCGAGCGGCCGCTGCTCGTTCTGGACGAGCCGACCACCGGCATGGACCCGGTGGCGCGCCGCGCCGTGTGGGCGGCCGTGGACCGCCGCCGGGCCGAACGCGGCGCCACCGTGCTGCTCGTGACGCACAACGTGATCGAGGCCGAGAGCGTGCTCGACCGGGTCGCGGTGATCGACCGCGGCCGGGTCATCGCCTGCGACACGCCCGGTGGCCTGAAGGGCCTGGTGGGCGAGGAGGTCCGGCTGGAGCTGGTGTGGCGGGAGCGGGCGCCGCTGGACGTGCCCGAGGTGGCCGCCCTCGGCGAGGCCGCGCGGACCAGCGGGCGCCGCTGGACGCTGCGGCTGCCGCCGGACCGCGCGCGGGAGGCGGTGGCCGCCGTGACGGCCGGCCCGGCCTTCGCCGCGCTGGACGACTTCACGCTCGCGACGCCGAGCCTGGAAGATGTGTATCTCGCGCTGGGGGGCCGTACGGAGGAAGGCTTGGTGAAGGCGTGAGCGTGGTTCCCGCCGAGGCGGACGCGGTGCCGGAGACGGCGGCGAAGACGGTGGCGCGGGCCGCGACCGCCGAGGCCGGGGAGGCGACCCGTACGGCGGGCGCACCCGGTGTCGAGGACGCGCCCCGTACCGCCGCCGCGCCGCTGGCGCCCCGGGCGCGCCTGCTGCCGGCGCTGGGCGCCGTCTACCGGGCCCAGCTGTCGCGGGCCCGGGTCGCCCGGATCCCGCTGCTGTTCGTGGCCACCTTCCAGTCCATCGGGATCATGGTCCTGATGCGCGGCGTGGTCGACGGCGGCGACGCCGCCCGGGCCGTCGTCTCGGGCTCCAGCGTGCTGGTCGTGGCGTTCGTGGCGCTGAACCTGCTGGCCCAGTACTTCGGGCAGCTGCGGGCCGGCGGCGGGCTCGACCACTACGCCACGCTGCCGGTGCCGCCCGCCGCCGTGGTGCTCGGCGCGGCGGGGGCGTACGCCTCGTTCACCGCGCCCGGCACGGTGGTCACGGCCGTGACCGGCTGTCTGCTGTTCCAGCTGCCGATGGCGAACCTGTGGGTGCTGATCGCGGTCATCCCGCTGGCCGGGGCCGCCCTCGCCGGGCTCGGCGCCGCGCTCGGCCTGCTCGCGCCCCGCCCTGAACTGGCCACGCTCTGCGGCCAGTTGGGCATGTCGGCGGCCCTGCTGCTGGGCGTGCTGCCGGCCTCCGGGCTGCCCGCGCCGATCTCGTACGCGCGTGATCTGCTGCCGTCCACGTACGGCGTCGAGGCCCTGGCGCGTGGTTTCGACGCCCACCCGGACTGGCTGGCGGTCGTCGCGGACCTGGGCGTCTGCGCGGCTGTCGGTGTGCTGTCGCTGATGGTGGCGACCTGGGCGTACCGCCGGGCGGCCGTACGGTGACGGACCCGGCGGGCCACCGCGCCCGGCCGGACGGGTGCGGGCAGACCGGCGGGAACCGGTCGCGGCCCCGGCCTCCCGCCGACCGCACCGTGTCCACCTGGCACGATGACGGGGTGACCGCACCACAGACGCCGCCCAACGACCAGCCGCCCCATGACCAGCCGGCCGACGGCCGGCCGCACGACCACCAGCCGCCCGAGCGTGCGTACGCCCCCTGGACCGGGGCCGGGACGGCCCAGGGGGCGTACGCCGCTTCGACCACCGAGGGGACTGCCGTGCACGACCGGGCCGAGTTCCGCCGGGAGCTGCGCGAGGCGGTGCTGATCGCGATCGTGGCGACGGTGTGCGGCGTGCTGCTGGGCGTCCTGTGGGCGTGGCTGGCACCGCACGTTCCGCTGGTCGCGGACGGCCGCGGCAATGTCTACCTCAAGAACAGCGAGGGCGAGGAGTCCATCGGCGGGGACGGCACGTTCGTCCTGCTGGGGCTCGGCTTCGGGGTGCTGTGCGCGCTGGCGGCCTTCTTCTACCGCAAGGGCGGCGGCATCCCGCTGGTGGTGGCGCTGACGGTGGGCGGGCTGCTGGGTTCAGTGGTGGCCTGGCGGCTCGGCATGTGGATGGGGCCGACGTCGGACCTGGCGGCCCGGGCCGCCGAGGTCGGCAAGGGCGTCACGTTCGACGCGCCGCTGCGTCTCCAGGCCAAGGGCGCGCTGCTCGCCTGGCCGGTCGGCGCCATGGTCACCCATCTGCTCGTGACCGGCTTCTTCGGCCCCCGCGACCCGGAGCCGCCGCAGCCGGACTGGGCCACCGGGCCGCATCAGGCACCGCCCCCGCCGTCGTCGTCGGACAGCTGACGGACGGCCCCGGACGAGCATCGGGCGGGGGCCCCGCGGGAAGCCCCGGGCGGGTTCACGCGTCCGGGGGAACGGGCCCGCGGCGCGCACGGGCCCGCCCCGGTCACTCAGGCGGGCCGACGCCCGTGGTTGGCCTTGCCCTTCTTGATGCGCCACTTCCGCTTGCGGGTCTTCTTCGACATGGCGTACCTCCTCCACGGGTCGTAGCGGAGGAAACGGAGGGCGTAAAGGCCCCGCACGGTGACGGCCGGGGCGTACGGGACGCATTCGGCCGCGCGGGTCTGCGAAGCGCGCGCCCGCCCTCGGCCGCCCGCGCCCGGCCGTACCCGCTCAGCCGCGCGCGATCTCCGCGAGCGTCGCCCCCGTGAGCTCCCGCAGGTCGTCGGGGGCCAGCTCGACCTCCAGCCCGCGGCGCCCGGCCGACACGCACACCGTGGAGTGCGCGGCGGCCGACGCGTCGATGACCGTGGGCAGCCGCTTGCGCTGGCCGAGCGGCGAAATGCCGCCGCGTACGTAGCCGGTGCTGCGTTCCGCCGCGGCCGGGTCGGCCATCGCGGCGCGCTTGCCGCCGGCCGCGGCGGCCAGGGCCTTGAGGTCGAGGGAGCCGGAGACCGGCACGACGGCGACGGTCAGGGCGCCGTCCACCTCGGCGAGCAGTGTCTTGAAGACCTGGTCGGGGGAGACGCCGAGCGCTTCGGCGGCCTCCTCGCCGTACGAGGGGGCGGCCGGGTCGTGTTCGTACGCGTGCAGGGTGAAGTCGACGCCGGCCTCGGTGAGGGCGACCGTCGCGGGCGTGCCCCCGGCGCCGGCCGGCTGCTTCCCGTTCTTCGCCTGCTTGGTCCGCTTCGGCTTCTTGGACATGTCGTCGCCCTCGTAAGACGTATCGGGGTGGTACGGGCACGGGTCGGTGGGGGTACGGGCGGGACGGCCGCCCGCGCGCTCAGTTCGGGCTGGTCGGGTGGCGGGTCAGGTCCACCGCGGGCAGCGACGGGAGCTTACCGATCACCGCCGTCTCCCGGCGAAGGAGTTCCAGCTCCTGCGTGAGCCGGGCCGCGTTGTCCGGCGCCTCCAGGAGGCGCTGCTTGGCCGGGATGTCGAGCACGGCGGCCGCCGCGACGAGGTACGACAGCACCGACGGCTCGGCGGGCAGGTCCTGGCCGCCGGCCAGCGTGCGCTCGTTCGCCCAGGCCAGCCGCTTCTGGTAGGTACGGAACGCCCGTACGACACCGGAAGCCAGCGCGCCGGCGCCCTCGCCCTCGACCTCCGGCAGCTCCTCCACCTCGCCCATCAGGTAGGGACCCGAGGCGTCCACCGACAGCAGCTTGAAGCGGGTGGTGCCGGTGGCCAGCACCTCGTAACCGGGCGCCTCCGGCCCGCCGCCGGGGGCCGTCCCCGCCGCCTCGGCGTCGGCGTCCTCGTCGGACGCGGGGGCGGAGCCGGGGGTGCCGCTCTTCTCGCGGATGGTCGCCGCGTCCGCCACGCACCCCACCGTGTGGAAGGCGCTGATCGGGTCGGGGCCGAAACCGGCGCCGGGCCCGCCGACGGGCATCGCCGTGCTGTCCGGCAGGCCGGGGGCGGACGGCGCCACCTCGCGGCCGTCGCGGATCGCGACGACCCCGAACCGGCGCTCGTCCTCGGGCAGCGCGAGCAGGTCGCGCATCAGGGCCCGGTACCGCGCCTCGAAGACGTTCAGCGGGAGGACGAGTCCCGGGAACAACACCGAGTTCAGCGGGAAGAGCGGTAGGCGCACGGAGGTCACAGCCCGTAAGCCTAGAGCCTGTGGAGACGGGTGTGGTTCGCGGCCCGCGATCCGGCGCCCGGCGCCGGGGGCGGACGGCCCCCGTACGACGGCCGGGTGGCCCCGGAGCGGGCGCCGGAAACCCGGGGCGCCCGCCCCCACGAGCGGGGACGGCGCCCGGGCCGGGCGTCCGGAAGCCCGCCCCCGCCACGCGCCCCCACGCGCTCCCGCCGCCGCGGCTGCGCCCCCCCCCCGCTACTGCCGCCGCAGCAGCCGCGACGCGCCCGCCGCGACCGTCGTCGCCAGCACCCAGCCCGTCAGAATCATGATCGCGGCCACCCACTGGGACGCGCCGTCCGGCTTCCACGACGAGCCCTGGTAGAGGTCGATCACCGGCAGCAGCAGGTCGAGGGAGTAGAGGTACGGGTTCCAGGGCGGCGCCTCGCCGGGCTTGAGGGCCGGGGGCGGGGACTGGGCGAAGTAGACCGTGCCGAGCGCCCACAGGATCGCCATCCACACCGCGGCCCGCCCCGGCCGGTAGCCGTACGCCACCGTCCAGTCCTGGAGGACGCCCCACGCCTTGGCGGCCAGCGGCAGCGTCTCGCGCCGCCGCCGCTGCTTGGCGAGCAGCACCTCGCGCGCGTCGGAGTCCTCGCCGCTGCGGCGCAGGGCGGCGGCCAGCATCTCGTACGGCTCGGGCGCGTACTCCGGCGTGGCGGCGGCCACCCACTCCAGCCGCCGGGACAGCGGGAAGTGCCCGCGCGGGATCAGCGTCTCGTAGGCGAAGCCCGCCATCCACAGACCGCCCAGCCCCGGCCAGCTCGCCGCCTTGTCGACCAGGTTGACCACCCGCGCGCCCGAGAGGATGACCCGCCCCCGCTGCGGCCGCTCGCCCAGGAAGCGCAGCTCAGGGGTCTGGATGCGGCGCAGCGACAGCTCCTGGTCGGGTTCCATGATGAAGCGGGCCTGCTCGAAGTCGACGGCGTCGCCGAACCGCCCGTCGTCCAGCCGCATCCCGCCCTCGCACTCGAAGCGCTGCATGCGGGTGCCGCGGGTGGGGGTGTGGGCGATGCCGTACGGGGGAGTGGCGGCCGTGCTGGAGAACGGCGAGTTGGCCAGGCCCGCGCCGGTCAGGTACAGCGTGCGCTCGACCGTCATCTGCGGGGCGTTCAGCGCGCGGCGGCCGTACGGGTTGCTGAGCCGGCTGCCGCGCAGGCTCAGCGACACGCCGATCGTCGCGCCGCGCAGCGACAGCTCCCCGTAGGACTCCATCATCTCGGCCTGGAGGTCCTGGGCGACGGTGAGCCCGTCCGCCATCACCGACCGGCCCTGCCGGTCCTTGTGCACCACCGTCTGGTTGAGCAGCAGGTCCGTGCCGATGTGCGCGTCGGTCAGCCGGATGCCGGAGCGCACGACGCAGCGCGGCAGGTGCAGATCGCCCTCGGTGTGCAGGCGGGCCGCCTCGAACCGGGGTATCGCGCAGCCCACCACGCGCAGCGTGGTGAAGCGGCTCTCGGGCAGCACGACCTCGTTCTGGAAGCGGCAGTCGCGCAGCTCCACGAATGGCTTGATCGTGCCGCCCGCAAGGTCGAGAGTGTCGGTGATGTACGCACCCGCCAGTTTCAGTGCGGAGACCCGGCCGGGCTGCGCGGGCGGCCCTTCCAGCAGCAGGAGCGCCAGGATGCGGGCGCGCACCCGCCGCTCCGGGCCCCACCGGAACTGCCCGTGCGGGTCGTCCCTGGCCGGATCGCCGGTGCGCAGATCGCAGGTGCTGCCGTTGCGGAACGCCTGCCACATGCTCCACTCGGCAGGGTTGAGCATCAGCTCCGCAGGCGCGTCGCCCTCCTCCGGCGTGGCCACCTGATTCCCCCTTTCCCCGCTGCTCCCCGCTGTTCCCCGCGCCTCCCGCGCCCCGGGGCGGGTCCGTACGGTCCCGCGTGTGCGGCGCCCGCGTCCAGCCGTTTCCCGTACGCCCGGCGCCCCGTGCGTCAGCCCCGTCACTCC encodes:
- a CDS encoding ABC transporter ATP-binding protein, which translates into the protein MGAKQVECGELVCAVRDLVKTYPAVRGRRGAAGAPAVRASDGISLDVRRGEIFGLLGPNGAGKSTLVRQLTGLLRPDSGSVTVLGHDLVRYPERAARLLGYLGQESSALDEMTVALAVETTGRLRGLTARDARAERDAVVEELGLGDITGRPLKRLSGGQRRLACFAAVLVGERPLLVLDEPTTGMDPVARRAVWAAVDRRRAERGATVLLVTHNVIEAESVLDRVAVIDRGRVIACDTPGGLKGLVGEEVRLELVWRERAPLDVPEVAALGEAARTSGRRWTLRLPPDRAREAVAAVTAGPAFAALDDFTLATPSLEDVYLALGGRTEEGLVKA
- a CDS encoding oxidoreductase, yielding MLNPAEWSMWQAFRNGSTCDLRTGDPARDDPHGQFRWGPERRVRARILALLLLEGPPAQPGRVSALKLAGAYITDTLDLAGGTIKPFVELRDCRFQNEVVLPESRFTTLRVVGCAIPRFEAARLHTEGDLHLPRCVVRSGIRLTDAHIGTDLLLNQTVVHKDRQGRSVMADGLTVAQDLQAEMMESYGELSLRGATIGVSLSLRGSRLSNPYGRRALNAPQMTVERTLYLTGAGLANSPFSSTAATPPYGIAHTPTRGTRMQRFECEGGMRLDDGRFGDAVDFEQARFIMEPDQELSLRRIQTPELRFLGERPQRGRVILSGARVVNLVDKAASWPGLGGLWMAGFAYETLIPRGHFPLSRRLEWVAAATPEYAPEPYEMLAAALRRSGEDSDAREVLLAKQRRRRETLPLAAKAWGVLQDWTVAYGYRPGRAAVWMAILWALGTVYFAQSPPPALKPGEAPPWNPYLYSLDLLLPVIDLYQGSSWKPDGASQWVAAIMILTGWVLATTVAAGASRLLRRQ
- the ybaK gene encoding Cys-tRNA(Pro) deacylase, which translates into the protein MSKKPKRTKQAKNGKQPAGAGGTPATVALTEAGVDFTLHAYEHDPAAPSYGEEAAEALGVSPDQVFKTLLAEVDGALTVAVVPVSGSLDLKALAAAAGGKRAAMADPAAAERSTGYVRGGISPLGQRKRLPTVIDASAAAHSTVCVSAGRRGLEVELAPDDLRELTGATLAEIARG
- a CDS encoding DUF2567 domain-containing protein; translation: MTAPQTPPNDQPPHDQPADGRPHDHQPPERAYAPWTGAGTAQGAYAASTTEGTAVHDRAEFRRELREAVLIAIVATVCGVLLGVLWAWLAPHVPLVADGRGNVYLKNSEGEESIGGDGTFVLLGLGFGVLCALAAFFYRKGGGIPLVVALTVGGLLGSVVAWRLGMWMGPTSDLAARAAEVGKGVTFDAPLRLQAKGALLAWPVGAMVTHLLVTGFFGPRDPEPPQPDWATGPHQAPPPPSSSDS
- a CDS encoding ABC transporter permease; translated protein: MARAATAEAGEATRTAGAPGVEDAPRTAAAPLAPRARLLPALGAVYRAQLSRARVARIPLLFVATFQSIGIMVLMRGVVDGGDAARAVVSGSSVLVVAFVALNLLAQYFGQLRAGGGLDHYATLPVPPAAVVLGAAGAYASFTAPGTVVTAVTGCLLFQLPMANLWVLIAVIPLAGAALAGLGAALGLLAPRPELATLCGQLGMSAALLLGVLPASGLPAPISYARDLLPSTYGVEALARGFDAHPDWLAVVADLGVCAAVGVLSLMVATWAYRRAAVR
- a CDS encoding LON peptidase substrate-binding domain-containing protein, whose product is MTSVRLPLFPLNSVLFPGLVLPLNVFEARYRALMRDLLALPEDERRFGVVAIRDGREVAPSAPGLPDSTAMPVGGPGAGFGPDPISAFHTVGCVADAATIREKSGTPGSAPASDEDADAEAAGTAPGGGPEAPGYEVLATGTTRFKLLSVDASGPYLMGEVEELPEVEGEGAGALASGVVRAFRTYQKRLAWANERTLAGGQDLPAEPSVLSYLVAAAAVLDIPAKQRLLEAPDNAARLTQELELLRRETAVIGKLPSLPAVDLTRHPTSPN